A DNA window from Barnesiella intestinihominis YIT 11860 contains the following coding sequences:
- a CDS encoding methylglyoxal synthase, producing MKKRLTIALVAHDNRKADMVEWVKHNAELLSHHHLVCTGTTGRLIKEAFDELNIPADVTCMNSGPLGGDAEIAALVVRHQVDLAIFLIDDLNPQPHEADIQMLLRQCRVHNVPIACNRYSADLMITSTLWDDDSYKPTEPKYAYFQR from the coding sequence ATGAAAAAAAGATTAACTATCGCGCTAGTGGCGCATGATAATCGTAAGGCCGATATGGTAGAGTGGGTGAAACATAATGCCGAGTTGTTGTCTCATCACCATTTGGTTTGTACAGGTACTACCGGCCGATTGATTAAGGAGGCATTCGACGAATTGAATATTCCGGCCGATGTGACTTGTATGAATTCGGGTCCGTTGGGGGGAGATGCCGAAATTGCCGCATTGGTGGTTCGTCATCAAGTCGATTTGGCTATCTTTTTGATCGATGATTTGAATCCTCAACCACACGAGGCCGATATACAGATGTTGCTTCGTCAGTGTAGAGTACACAATGTGCCTATCGCTTGCAACCGATACAGTGCCGATTTGATGATTACCAGTACTTTGTGGGACGATGATTCTTATAAACCCACAGAACCGAAATACGCTTATTTTCAAAGGTGA
- a CDS encoding ABC-F family ATP-binding cassette domain-containing protein, translating to MISYLQIENLTKSFGDRILFENISLGIGEGDRIGLIAKNGAGKTTLLNILAGKENYDSGNIVFRNNLRVGYLEQSPSYPPELTVIQACFQSDNDTVRLIAEYEQALQTDDPIGLQELLDRMDHYKAWDYEQRAKQILSQLKINNFDQPVKELSGGQLKRLALANVLITEPDLLILDEPTNHLDIDMTEWLEEFLRRTNITLLMVTHDRYFLDRVCNQIVEIDNHTLYNYNGNYSYYLEKREERIEIHNAEIDRARNLMRTELDWIRRQPQARGTKAKYRVDAFYELQAKARQEKSDGQVRLEVKSSYIGSKIFEAKGICKKFGDLKIIENFDYTFARYEKMGIVGNNGTGKSTFIKMLVGEIQPDRGRFDIGETVKFGYYSQDGLHFNEQMKVIDAVRDIAEEISLGDGRKLSASQFLQHFLFTPETQHSYIYKLSGGERRRLYLCTILISNPNFLVLDEPTNDLDIVTLNVLEDYLRNFKGCLIVISHDRYFMDKVVDHLLVFKGNGELKDFPGNYTDYREWKETQEQKAKSEQAEKAKQDNKKTTAEKRNTSDNTRRRLSFKEKKELEQLEMEIAALEEEKKTIETNLCSGTLSIEELTLQSKRLPGINENLDEKTLRWLELSEIEG from the coding sequence ATGATCAGCTACTTACAAATAGAAAATCTCACAAAGTCGTTCGGAGACCGGATTCTCTTCGAAAATATATCGTTAGGTATCGGTGAAGGAGACCGAATAGGATTAATTGCCAAAAATGGAGCGGGGAAAACGACTTTACTGAATATTCTGGCGGGGAAAGAAAATTATGACAGTGGAAACATTGTATTCCGGAATAATTTACGGGTAGGATACTTGGAACAATCCCCCTCCTATCCGCCAGAACTCACAGTTATACAAGCCTGTTTCCAGTCCGACAACGACACTGTTCGTTTAATAGCCGAATACGAACAGGCTCTACAAACCGACGATCCTATCGGCCTGCAAGAACTACTCGACCGCATGGACCACTACAAGGCATGGGATTACGAGCAAAGAGCCAAACAAATTCTTTCGCAGCTCAAAATCAATAACTTCGATCAGCCTGTAAAAGAATTGTCCGGCGGACAACTGAAACGACTGGCGTTAGCCAATGTCTTAATTACCGAACCCGACTTGCTCATTCTCGATGAACCGACGAATCATCTGGACATCGATATGACCGAATGGTTGGAAGAATTTTTACGCCGCACCAACATAACCCTATTGATGGTCACGCACGATCGCTATTTTCTCGATCGAGTATGCAATCAAATTGTCGAAATCGACAATCATACACTATACAATTATAACGGTAATTACAGCTACTATCTTGAAAAACGGGAAGAGCGCATAGAAATACATAATGCCGAAATCGACCGGGCCCGCAATTTAATGCGTACCGAGTTGGACTGGATAAGGCGACAGCCACAAGCCCGGGGCACAAAAGCAAAATACCGTGTGGATGCTTTTTATGAATTACAAGCGAAAGCCCGTCAAGAAAAATCAGACGGGCAAGTACGGCTCGAAGTAAAATCGTCATACATCGGTTCAAAGATATTCGAGGCAAAAGGTATCTGTAAAAAATTCGGAGACCTGAAAATAATCGAAAACTTCGATTATACTTTTGCCCGCTATGAAAAAATGGGTATCGTAGGTAACAACGGAACCGGAAAATCGACCTTCATCAAAATGCTCGTCGGTGAAATTCAACCCGATCGAGGACGATTCGATATAGGAGAAACGGTAAAGTTCGGCTATTATAGCCAAGATGGGTTACATTTTAATGAACAGATGAAGGTCATCGATGCCGTAAGAGATATAGCAGAAGAAATTTCACTTGGCGACGGACGTAAGCTGTCCGCATCTCAATTCTTGCAGCATTTTCTCTTTACCCCCGAGACACAACACAGCTATATATATAAATTAAGTGGAGGAGAACGCCGACGCCTATATTTATGTACGATACTCATCAGTAATCCCAATTTTTTGGTACTGGACGAACCGACCAACGACTTGGATATCGTTACTCTTAACGTCCTTGAAGATTATCTCCGTAATTTCAAAGGGTGTCTCATTGTCATCTCCCACGACCGATATTTCATGGATAAAGTAGTAGATCACCTACTTGTGTTCAAAGGAAACGGAGAACTAAAAGACTTTCCCGGTAACTATACCGATTATCGTGAATGGAAAGAAACACAGGAACAAAAGGCTAAAAGCGAACAGGCAGAAAAAGCAAAGCAAGACAATAAAAAGACTACTGCCGAAAAAAGAAATACATCTGACAATACCCGACGACGCCTTTCTTTTAAAGAGAAAAAAGAGCTGGAACAATTAGAAATGGAAATCGCTGCGCTGGAAGAAGAGAAAAAAACAATCGAAACGAACCTTTGCAGCGGAACCTTAAGCATAGAGGAACTCACGCTGCAATCCAAAAGATTGCCGGGAATCAACGAAAACCTCGATGAAAAGACATTACGCTGGCTCGAACTAAGTGAAATCGAAGGGTAG
- a CDS encoding MATE family efflux transporter, which produces MAERNSPLILGTEPIGKLLIQYSVPAIIAMTVTSLYNIIDSIFIGHGVGALAIAGLAITFPLMNLVVAFCTLVGIGGATISSIFLGQKDKVRATEVVHNVLIMCIINAVCFGGLTFLFLDSILLFFGASHDTLPYARDFMQVILLGTPITYVFIGLNNVMRATGYPRKAMFSSLLTVGCNIILAPIFIFSFDWGIRGAALATVVSQTVAMVWVLVHFANKKNFIHFDRRYSRLKVRVVAKIFSIGMSPFLMNVCACVVVIFINNALQHTGGDLAIGAYGIVNRTLMLFVMIVMGITQGMQPIVGYNYGAKQYDRVRKTLRYGITAGVVVTTVGFVLSELFPHAIVAMFTTSEELVDLSVTGLRISCAMFPFVGCQIVISNFFQSIGRAPVSIFLSLSRQLLFLLPLLLILPTYWSTNGVWLSMPISDFIAFVIAVMALWIHQRKIRQKFQTVQS; this is translated from the coding sequence ATAATATTATAGATAGTATATTTATAGGTCATGGGGTGGGTGCATTGGCTATCGCAGGTTTGGCAATTACTTTCCCGTTGATGAATTTGGTAGTCGCTTTTTGTACATTGGTCGGTATAGGCGGTGCTACTATCAGTTCTATTTTTTTAGGCCAGAAAGATAAAGTGCGAGCAACGGAGGTCGTACATAATGTTTTGATTATGTGTATAATCAATGCTGTTTGCTTTGGCGGTTTGACTTTTTTATTTCTTGATTCCATATTATTGTTTTTCGGGGCAAGCCACGATACATTGCCTTATGCTCGTGATTTCATGCAAGTAATTTTACTGGGGACTCCTATAACTTATGTGTTTATAGGGCTGAATAACGTAATGAGGGCTACGGGGTATCCTCGTAAGGCAATGTTTTCGTCATTGTTGACTGTGGGGTGTAATATTATTTTGGCTCCGATATTTATATTTTCATTCGATTGGGGAATACGGGGTGCAGCGTTGGCAACAGTCGTGTCTCAGACTGTCGCTATGGTGTGGGTGCTCGTTCATTTTGCGAACAAAAAAAACTTTATTCATTTTGACCGTCGGTACTCCCGGTTGAAAGTGCGGGTAGTCGCTAAAATATTTTCCATAGGCATGTCTCCTTTTTTGATGAATGTTTGTGCCTGTGTGGTGGTGATTTTTATTAATAATGCGTTGCAACATACTGGTGGAGATTTGGCTATCGGTGCTTATGGTATTGTGAACCGTACTTTGATGTTGTTCGTTATGATCGTTATGGGAATCACACAGGGAATGCAGCCTATCGTGGGGTATAACTATGGAGCCAAGCAATATGACCGTGTTCGCAAAACATTGCGATATGGGATTACGGCGGGTGTGGTCGTTACTACGGTGGGCTTTGTATTGAGCGAATTATTTCCCCATGCTATTGTAGCGATGTTTACAACCAGCGAGGAGTTGGTCGATTTGTCTGTGACCGGTCTTCGTATCAGTTGCGCCATGTTCCCGTTTGTCGGTTGCCAGATTGTAATTTCCAATTTCTTTCAGTCGATAGGTAGGGCTCCGGTATCTATATTTTTATCCTTATCGAGACAATTATTGTTTTTATTGCCGTTGTTGTTGATTTTACCGACTTACTGGTCTACGAACGGAGTTTGGTTGAGTATGCCTATCTCTGATTTTATCGCATTCGTGATAGCTGTTATGGCCTTGTGGATACATCAACGGAAAATCAGACAAAAATTTCAAACTGTTCAATCTTAA
- a CDS encoding GNAT family N-acetyltransferase, with the protein MEIIHDLSRKQFQTVADGKTAYVSYDLVDGCLNIEHTIVPREIEGRGIAAALEKAAYDYALDHDLLPAATCRYATVWLDRNPQYKNKVSSMK; encoded by the coding sequence ATGGAAATAATACATGATTTGTCGAGAAAACAGTTTCAGACTGTCGCTGACGGGAAAACAGCATACGTGTCGTATGATCTTGTCGATGGTTGCTTGAATATAGAACATACGATTGTCCCCCGGGAAATCGAAGGGCGGGGTATCGCTGCCGCTTTGGAGAAGGCGGCTTATGACTATGCGCTTGATCATGACTTACTTCCGGCTGCGACATGCCGGTATGCGACAGTCTGGTTGGATCGGAATCCTCAATACAAAAATAAGGTTTCGTCTATGAAATAG
- a CDS encoding helix-turn-helix transcriptional regulator — protein MKNRIRVERAELRITQQHLADVVEVSRQTINAIETGKFVPSTVLALKIAQVFNKSVEQVFQLEPSD, from the coding sequence ATGAAGAATAGAATACGAGTGGAGCGTGCCGAACTTCGTATAACCCAGCAGCATTTGGCCGATGTAGTAGAGGTGAGCCGACAAACCATCAATGCAATCGAGACTGGTAAATTTGTGCCTTCTACGGTGTTAGCGTTGAAAATAGCCCAAGTATTCAATAAATCGGTAGAGCAAGTTTTTCAACTGGAACCAAGTGACTGA
- a CDS encoding DUF4199 domain-containing protein, translating to MEKNNTQKGIVQFAMEAGAYMGLYFVVKFIFAVLSLNYPFCNVVSTIMLLFVPLVVFFMMRRFSNQNEGGSYFSQLWMMGILLFFFASLISGLAQYIYYVYINPEYIKSQLSAAVTLLESLNMTSDPSLLEAVKTGLEQGNIPSPMAVVIQQMWVNVFFGSLLSAVMAWLVSVWFKSSKTKK from the coding sequence ATGGAGAAGAATAATACACAAAAGGGAATCGTTCAATTCGCTATGGAGGCGGGAGCCTATATGGGGCTCTATTTCGTGGTGAAATTTATATTTGCTGTGTTGAGTTTGAATTATCCTTTTTGTAATGTCGTTTCTACTATAATGTTGCTATTCGTCCCGTTGGTAGTTTTCTTCATGATGCGTAGGTTCAGTAATCAAAATGAAGGAGGCAGCTACTTCTCTCAATTGTGGATGATGGGTATTTTGCTTTTCTTTTTTGCCTCGCTTATCAGTGGTTTGGCACAGTATATTTATTATGTTTATATCAATCCAGAATATATAAAATCTCAGCTTTCGGCTGCTGTAACTTTGTTGGAATCATTAAATATGACAAGTGACCCTTCATTGTTGGAGGCTGTAAAAACCGGTTTGGAACAGGGGAATATTCCGTCTCCTATGGCAGTCGTTATTCAACAAATGTGGGTGAATGTATTTTTCGGTTCTTTATTGTCGGCAGTAATGGCATGGCTCGTTTCTGTTTGGTTTAAGTCAAGTAAAACAAAGAAATAG
- a CDS encoding TspO/MBR family protein yields MKRFAFYLLPILLCFAVGLSASYFQSDSISEWYPLLNKPALTPPNGAFPIAWSIIYICMGLSLGRLIERGANKTLSVLWGIQLVVNFLWSLLFFAFRNPFLGLIDILLLDILVWIYISRAYRKEKAAALLFVPYFLWLLLATYLNGYVYLYN; encoded by the coding sequence ATGAAAAGATTCGCATTTTATCTCCTTCCTATACTATTATGTTTTGCAGTGGGATTGTCGGCCAGTTATTTTCAGTCTGATTCTATTTCTGAGTGGTATCCATTGCTGAATAAACCGGCTCTTACTCCGCCTAATGGAGCTTTTCCTATTGCATGGAGTATCATTTATATTTGTATGGGACTTTCATTGGGGCGCTTGATAGAAAGGGGTGCGAATAAAACCTTGTCGGTGTTATGGGGGATACAGTTAGTCGTTAATTTCTTATGGAGCTTATTATTTTTCGCATTTAGAAATCCGTTTTTGGGATTGATAGATATTTTATTACTCGATATTTTAGTGTGGATTTATATATCAAGGGCATATCGAAAAGAGAAAGCGGCGGCACTGTTATTTGTGCCATATTTCTTGTGGCTTCTTTTGGCTACATATCTTAACGGATATGTATATTTGTACAATTAA
- a CDS encoding endonuclease I family protein, whose translation MNKRYVMIFTAICGSIFSLLADMPRDYYPNSLEGKNGAELKTELHNLLKNHTRLPYGSRDYNQIACTWTVFKKSDVRPNKKVWDMYSNNSYNFSNGAGATKGMNIEHSVPKSWWGDAYDETATPLTRFKYDGSYDLHHLTPSDAAANTAKSNYPLGEVDSPLFDNGVTKVGTGQANGRATNLFEPADEYKGDFARMYLYFVTCYQDYSWKSSALSMFAQNSYPTLNAYGQSLLLKWHRQDPVSQKEIDRNNAVYSFQGNRNPFIDYPNMVEYIWGDSTNYEFSFSGQSTSAPSISISNDKIEFGYIGTETSKDKEIYIKGKNLTTDITAKLLNNDSGDFSLGMSNLPAHELNTTGINLAITFSPRSIGTRNVTLRLSSDELSAPVDITISGTVLLSDASYLRIIDIKSTYKKSDEPVRLMLNMNLDTQWTVDGKPATHLTPSELSAGLHTIQFTTIYGTGKMRVQIIE comes from the coding sequence ATGAATAAACGATATGTAATGATTTTCACCGCTATATGCGGTTCTATTTTCTCTTTGCTGGCCGATATGCCCCGAGACTATTATCCCAACTCTCTGGAAGGGAAAAACGGCGCTGAACTAAAAACAGAGCTACATAATCTTCTGAAAAACCATACCCGGCTTCCCTATGGGTCTCGCGATTACAACCAAATAGCATGTACATGGACAGTCTTTAAAAAAAGCGATGTCCGTCCCAACAAAAAAGTATGGGATATGTATTCCAACAACTCTTATAACTTTTCGAACGGAGCAGGAGCAACGAAAGGCATGAACATCGAGCACAGCGTACCCAAAAGTTGGTGGGGAGATGCTTACGATGAAACAGCCACTCCTCTTACCCGATTTAAATACGACGGTTCCTACGATTTACACCACCTAACGCCTTCCGATGCCGCTGCCAACACGGCTAAAAGCAATTATCCATTGGGAGAGGTCGATTCTCCTTTGTTCGACAATGGTGTTACCAAAGTGGGAACCGGACAAGCCAACGGTAGAGCGACCAACCTGTTCGAGCCCGCAGACGAATACAAAGGCGACTTCGCCCGCATGTATTTATACTTCGTGACCTGCTATCAAGACTATTCATGGAAGTCTTCTGCCCTATCCATGTTCGCTCAAAACAGTTACCCCACACTGAATGCCTATGGACAGTCCCTATTACTGAAATGGCATCGACAAGACCCTGTCAGTCAAAAAGAAATAGACCGCAACAACGCCGTATACAGTTTTCAAGGAAACAGAAATCCTTTCATAGACTATCCCAATATGGTAGAGTATATCTGGGGCGACTCGACAAATTATGAATTCAGTTTTTCGGGACAATCCACCTCCGCCCCAAGTATCAGTATATCAAACGACAAAATCGAATTCGGATACATCGGAACCGAAACATCGAAAGATAAAGAGATATACATCAAAGGGAAAAATCTGACAACAGATATTACAGCAAAACTATTGAATAACGATTCGGGAGATTTTTCTTTGGGAATGTCCAATCTGCCGGCTCATGAATTAAACACGACCGGAATCAATCTCGCCATAACCTTTTCTCCCCGGTCGATCGGGACTCGCAATGTGACACTCCGATTATCGAGCGACGAATTATCTGCCCCCGTAGACATAACCATTTCTGGAACTGTACTCTTGTCCGATGCCTCCTATTTGAGAATCATCGACATAAAATCGACCTACAAGAAAAGCGACGAACCAGTGCGCCTGATGCTAAACATGAACTTGGATACACAATGGACTGTGGACGGAAAACCGGCTACACATCTCACTCCTTCCGAATTGTCCGCAGGGCTTCACACAATACAATTCACGACTATTTACGGAACAGGGAAAATGCGTGTACAAATCATAGAATAA
- a CDS encoding AAA family ATPase, producing MDEKDKKIARLEELLQSIKDNIDETESVLDSLSNSELQAENDNDLPDDEFDRLLDEFIQSQLSEEETEDEEESDNSPSNTSHHIIFKNTFFSICDTKEQIPRDSLRTQFSVDEGEYLFISTECIGQNESATIDAWDETFLTELIAPDGSSYIETQISMPIDTENYASPSAYFALPERENREGSWIYCLSRLSDKEEYTTKSATFISLPQKYDECFEVNNYLLFKNESIAPDPDRPIISYTSINPSIHSNYYIGFCGISKLKDTDKSYEYEIKIRAQTGLTKYETVGTFISQDDEERNRLWTFQEPVDFSDYENGEYAVEIYFLGEKVLNAPFRIGNEEEGEYNLFNIQTRPPIGEKKEIDPTKEKDAMDSLQEMIGLNNLKRSIAEHLNYVKLLAARKRAGLKASIPPLHMVFTGNPGTGKTTVADFIGEIFHKMGLLEKGHVIRTDRSKLVGKWLGETEQKTEAAIEAAKGGVLFIDEAYSLFTNDKDGDKRDFGNRVIETLLPKLSDDNFGTIVILAGYPAEMKLLLESNSGLQSRFPFTFHFEDYSPEELLEIADLTIQREGYEITDSARQTLLELIKKDHRNRDRHFGNARYVNRLISSKILPAMATRLAQSGIYDSGNPDKRSLVTIEQEDIPDNTDEKIIISSEEFDERTIDECLARLDRMIGLSNVKAAIHNFVKIARLLHENEKNFFGEIPLKWSFAGNTGTGKSTVAEIMSDLLKAMNILGNGQFIEIKGEQLYNVPDYKVDEVLQDAMKKSRQGLLFIDGDSPKFKNAYNTFDSEQLRIKLAGYTSALPGAHALIIAENRAPRQDLVEQLIGNGAHEVDHTLIFDDYTSEELFEILKQMLSDKDFSFEQKAESIMQHYIEYLCSDQYSCYANARTMKIISRTIMQNAYLRLGEAGIKFSRNRITHADVACFEIDERQTLRNRIGFY from the coding sequence ATGGACGAAAAGGACAAAAAAATAGCACGACTCGAAGAGCTGCTACAATCTATCAAAGATAATATCGACGAAACCGAATCTGTATTGGATTCATTATCCAATAGTGAATTGCAAGCCGAAAACGACAATGATTTACCGGACGACGAATTTGATCGTTTACTCGACGAGTTTATTCAAAGTCAATTATCAGAAGAGGAGACGGAAGATGAAGAAGAAAGCGATAATTCCCCGTCTAATACCAGCCATCATATCATCTTTAAAAATACTTTTTTCTCCATATGCGACACAAAAGAACAAATACCCAGAGATTCACTACGCACACAATTCAGTGTTGATGAAGGAGAATATCTATTCATTTCGACAGAATGCATAGGACAAAACGAATCTGCTACAATAGATGCTTGGGACGAAACTTTTTTAACAGAACTAATTGCCCCCGATGGAAGCTCCTACATAGAAACTCAAATTTCCATGCCGATCGACACCGAAAACTACGCCAGTCCATCGGCATATTTCGCTCTTCCTGAAAGAGAAAACAGAGAAGGCTCATGGATTTACTGCCTATCCCGACTCTCCGACAAAGAAGAATATACAACCAAAAGCGCGACTTTTATATCTTTGCCCCAGAAATACGACGAATGTTTCGAAGTAAACAACTATCTATTGTTCAAAAACGAAAGCATCGCTCCCGACCCAGACCGTCCTATCATCTCCTACACAAGTATAAACCCGAGTATACATAGCAACTATTATATCGGATTCTGCGGGATAAGCAAACTAAAAGACACGGACAAATCGTATGAATATGAAATAAAAATCCGTGCACAAACCGGATTAACCAAATACGAAACAGTCGGAACTTTCATTTCACAAGACGACGAAGAAAGAAACCGGCTATGGACATTCCAAGAACCCGTCGACTTCTCGGATTATGAAAACGGAGAATATGCCGTCGAGATCTATTTCTTAGGAGAAAAAGTATTGAATGCCCCGTTTCGCATTGGGAACGAAGAAGAAGGAGAATATAATCTATTCAACATACAGACACGTCCCCCGATCGGAGAAAAAAAAGAGATAGACCCGACAAAAGAAAAAGACGCCATGGACTCTTTACAAGAGATGATCGGGCTAAACAATCTGAAACGGAGCATTGCCGAACATCTCAACTATGTAAAACTATTGGCCGCACGCAAAAGAGCCGGATTAAAAGCCTCGATACCGCCCCTTCACATGGTCTTTACCGGAAACCCGGGAACAGGGAAAACAACCGTTGCCGATTTCATCGGTGAGATTTTCCACAAAATGGGGTTACTCGAAAAAGGTCACGTCATACGTACCGACCGTAGCAAATTGGTGGGCAAATGGTTGGGAGAGACCGAACAAAAAACCGAAGCTGCCATCGAAGCCGCCAAAGGAGGGGTCCTTTTCATAGACGAGGCTTACAGTCTGTTTACCAATGACAAAGATGGAGACAAACGCGACTTCGGAAACAGAGTCATAGAAACATTATTACCGAAACTGTCGGACGACAACTTCGGGACAATCGTTATTCTCGCCGGATATCCAGCAGAAATGAAACTGCTTTTGGAATCGAACTCCGGCTTGCAATCCCGATTTCCTTTTACATTTCACTTCGAAGATTATTCACCCGAAGAATTATTGGAGATAGCCGACCTCACCATACAACGCGAAGGGTACGAAATAACCGACTCTGCTCGTCAAACGCTATTAGAACTGATAAAAAAAGACCATCGAAACAGAGACCGCCATTTCGGGAACGCCCGCTATGTCAACAGACTTATCTCTTCGAAAATACTTCCGGCCATGGCCACTCGTTTGGCTCAAAGCGGAATATACGATTCGGGGAATCCCGACAAACGGTCGCTCGTCACCATCGAACAAGAAGATATACCCGATAACACCGATGAAAAAATAATCATATCTTCGGAGGAATTCGATGAACGAACCATAGATGAATGCTTAGCCCGACTCGACAGAATGATCGGATTATCCAATGTAAAAGCCGCAATCCATAACTTTGTAAAGATCGCCCGGTTATTACACGAGAACGAAAAAAATTTCTTTGGGGAAATCCCTTTGAAATGGAGCTTCGCAGGAAATACAGGAACCGGGAAAAGCACAGTCGCTGAAATTATGTCCGACTTACTGAAAGCCATGAACATACTCGGCAACGGACAATTTATAGAAATAAAAGGAGAACAGCTCTACAATGTCCCCGACTATAAAGTGGACGAAGTTCTACAAGATGCCATGAAAAAGTCACGACAGGGACTTTTATTCATCGATGGCGACTCTCCGAAATTCAAAAATGCATACAACACATTCGATAGCGAACAACTACGAATCAAGTTGGCAGGATACACCTCTGCCCTGCCCGGAGCTCATGCTCTCATCATTGCCGAGAACCGGGCTCCCCGGCAAGATTTGGTAGAACAGTTAATTGGCAACGGCGCTCACGAAGTCGACCACACTTTAATTTTCGACGACTATACCTCGGAAGAGTTATTCGAAATCCTGAAACAAATGCTATCGGACAAAGATTTCTCTTTTGAACAAAAAGCAGAAAGTATCATGCAGCATTATATTGAATACCTTTGCTCCGACCAATATTCTTGTTATGCAAACGCCCGAACCATGAAAATCATATCGCGAACCATTATGCAAAACGCCTATCTCCGACTCGGTGAGGCGGGCATAAAATTTTCACGAAACAGAATCACACATGCCGATGTAGCTTGCTTTGAAATAGATGAGAGACAGACTCTTAGAAATAGAATCGGCTTTTACTGA
- the bioB gene encoding biotin synthase BioB, with translation MLQKIKERILAGGEITPDEALELAQKAIRSDLYAAADEIRKKFCNKTLDTCSIINARSGHCPENCKWCAQSAHHHTQIETYDAIPIHEAISIARLNEQQGIKRLSLVTSGRRIKASEIDYFCDIYRKMGEETHLHLCASMGLLKREELEKLKAAGVKRYHCNLETASSYFSELCTTHTIEQKKETIRTAQKLGMEICSGGIIGMGENMKQRIELAFELKELGVCSVPMNILNPIPGTPLEHMPPISDEEILVTIAIFRFILPRTFIRFAGGRARLSRETQKQALSAGVNGLLMGDMLTTLGSGVNEDKSLAREAGYDPL, from the coding sequence ATGTTGCAAAAAATTAAAGAGCGTATACTTGCCGGAGGAGAAATTACCCCCGACGAAGCATTAGAATTAGCACAAAAAGCCATTCGTTCGGACCTATATGCTGCTGCCGACGAAATCCGTAAAAAATTCTGTAATAAAACGCTCGATACTTGCTCGATCATCAATGCCCGTTCTGGTCATTGTCCCGAAAACTGCAAATGGTGCGCCCAATCGGCCCATCATCACACCCAAATAGAAACATACGACGCTATACCCATACATGAAGCTATATCCATTGCCCGTTTAAACGAACAACAAGGAATAAAAAGATTGTCTTTGGTCACCAGTGGGAGAAGGATAAAAGCCTCGGAAATAGACTATTTCTGCGATATTTATCGAAAAATGGGAGAAGAAACCCACTTACACCTTTGCGCCTCTATGGGACTATTGAAACGAGAAGAATTAGAGAAACTGAAAGCCGCCGGAGTAAAACGTTATCACTGCAACTTAGAAACAGCCTCGTCCTATTTTTCCGAGCTATGTACCACACATACCATTGAACAAAAAAAAGAAACGATTCGGACAGCCCAAAAGTTAGGAATGGAAATCTGTTCCGGTGGAATCATCGGTATGGGAGAAAATATGAAACAACGTATCGAATTGGCTTTTGAACTAAAAGAATTAGGGGTCTGTTCTGTTCCCATGAATATATTGAATCCCATACCGGGAACACCTCTGGAACATATGCCCCCCATCAGCGACGAGGAGATTTTAGTTACAATCGCAATTTTCAGATTCATACTGCCACGGACGTTCATTCGATTTGCCGGAGGGCGGGCGAGGTTATCCAGAGAAACACAAAAGCAAGCACTATCGGCCGGAGTAAACGGACTATTGATGGGCGACATGCTCACAACGCTGGGATCGGGAGTAAACGAAGACAAATCATTAGCCCGAGAAGCGGGATACGATCCTCTATAA